A stretch of DNA from Synergistaceae bacterium:
ACGTCACGAACTTTTTCGCGCACTATATATCTATGCCCGTTTAACAGACGCAATACAGTATCAGGCGTTACGTCTATGGTCTCTATCATGTCAGAATTTAACAAAAACGCTTCCCCGTTCA
This window harbors:
- a CDS encoding flagellar FlbD family protein — its product is MIEVHRLNGEAFLLNSDMIETIDVTPDTVLRLLNGHRYIVREKVRDVYKKIIAFRKAAGYTCIIANTADESRED